From a single Arachis hypogaea cultivar Tifrunner chromosome 3, arahy.Tifrunner.gnm2.J5K5, whole genome shotgun sequence genomic region:
- the LOC112786625 gene encoding L-ascorbate peroxidase, cytosolic: protein MGKSYPTVSADYQKAVEKAKKKLRGFIAEKRCAPLMLRLAWHSAGTFDVATKSGGPFGTIKHPSELAHGANAGLDIAVRLLEPIKEQFPTLSYADFYQLAGVVAVEITGGPEIPFHPGREDKPEPPPEGRLPDATKGSDHLRDVFGKAMGLSDQDIVALSGGHTLGAAHKERSGFEGPWTSNPLIFDNSYFKELLSGEKEGLLQLPSDKALLSDPVFRPLVEKYAADEDAFFADYAEAHLKLSELGFADA from the exons ATGGGGAAATCTTACCCAACCGTTAGTGCTGATTACCAGAAGGCCGTTGAGAAGGCGAAGAAGAAGCTCAGAGGCTTCATTGCTGAGAAGCGATGTGCTCCTTTGATGCTCCGTTTAGC ATGGCACTCTGCTGGAACTTTTGATGTGGCTACAAAGAGTGGAGGTCCATTTGGGACCATTAAGCATCCATCCGAGCTTGCTCATGGCGCCAACGCTGGACTCGACATCGCTGTGAGGCTTTTGGAGCCGATCAAGGAGCAATTCCCTACGTTGTCCTACGCTGACTTTTACCAG TTGGCCGGTGTAGTTGCTGTTGAGATCACTGGTGGACCTGAAATTCCATTCCACCCTGGAAGAGAG GACAAGCCTGAGCCACCACCCGAGGGTCGCTTGCCCGATGCAACTAAGG GATCCGACCACTTGAGGGACGTGTTTGGCAAGGCTATGGGACTAAGTGATCAGGATATTGTTGCCCTGTCTGGTGGTCACACTCTT GGAGCTGCACACAAGGAGCGTTCTGGCTTTGAAGGTCCTTGGACAAGCAATCCCCTCATCTTTGACAACTCTTACTTCAA GGAGCTTTTGAGTGGTGAGAAGGAAGGACTCCTTCAGTTgccaagtgataaggcactctTGAGTGACCCTGTATTCCGCCCTCTTGTTGAGAAATATGCTGCG